Proteins from a single region of Sphingomonas sp.:
- a CDS encoding M13 family metallopeptidase yields MKTHSILLAALFATTALATSACTTSGPGTTAAAGTGIGVDLDGIDKAVKPGDDFDNYANGGWRARTEIPADRVQIGTGLMVFNKAEANNLAIIEAAIKANAAVGTDTRRIADWYTGYTDLAGIEARGLAPLSDDMNKINAITDNKSLSTALGANIRVDVDPLNATNYNTENLFGLFVSQAFDKPDTNVPYVLQGGLGLPDRDYYLSADPRMAGLRTKYQAYITQLFTLARMTDPAARAKRVFDLEMKIAQAHTDNLTSQDASKANNPWTKADFAKKAPGIDWDAFWNAAGLGSQNDFIVWHPATTVKLAQLVAKEPVDSWKDWLAFHSINQVTAVLPAAFDSARFDFFSKELNGQKQQRPRDKRAIASVNTWLGDAVGQLYVKDYFPATSKTDIQNMVSNIKAAFDKRVAGLTWMKDTTRAEARKKIETMQVGVGYPDTWRDYSSLEVKADDPVGNLRRAKLAETRHQLAKLGKAPDKKEWWMTPQTVNAVNLPLQNALNFPAAILQAPYYDPTADAASNYGGVGAIIGHEISHSFDDLGATFDSQGRLRNWWTPEDLAHFKQAGAALAAQYDAYEALPGLHLNGKLELSENIADVAGLAAAYDAYRASLGGKEAPVIGGLTGDQRFFLAFAQSWRDKSLDQLLRARVATDGHAPARWRVMTVRNIDAWYPAYNVQPGEKLYLAPDKRVKIW; encoded by the coding sequence TTGAAGACTCATTCGATCCTGCTCGCGGCGTTGTTCGCGACCACCGCACTTGCGACCAGCGCGTGCACCACCTCGGGCCCGGGCACCACCGCCGCGGCCGGCACCGGCATCGGCGTCGATCTCGACGGCATCGACAAGGCCGTGAAGCCAGGTGACGATTTCGACAATTATGCCAATGGCGGCTGGCGAGCCAGGACCGAGATTCCGGCGGACCGCGTCCAGATCGGCACCGGGCTGATGGTGTTCAACAAGGCCGAGGCGAACAACCTCGCGATCATCGAGGCCGCGATCAAAGCGAACGCTGCCGTGGGCACGGACACGCGCCGCATCGCCGATTGGTACACGGGCTATACCGATCTCGCCGGCATCGAGGCGCGCGGGCTCGCGCCGCTGAGCGACGACATGAACAAGATCAACGCGATCACCGACAACAAGTCGCTGTCGACCGCGCTCGGCGCTAATATCCGCGTCGATGTCGATCCGCTCAACGCCACCAATTACAATACCGAGAACCTGTTCGGCCTGTTCGTCAGCCAGGCGTTCGACAAGCCCGACACCAATGTGCCCTATGTTCTGCAGGGCGGACTGGGGCTGCCCGATCGCGATTACTACCTCTCGGCCGATCCACGGATGGCGGGGCTGCGCACCAAATATCAGGCGTACATCACGCAGCTTTTCACGCTCGCCAGGATGACCGATCCGGCGGCGCGGGCGAAGCGGGTGTTCGATCTGGAGATGAAGATCGCCCAGGCGCACACCGACAACCTAACCAGCCAGGATGCCAGCAAGGCGAACAATCCCTGGACCAAGGCGGACTTCGCCAAAAAGGCGCCGGGGATCGACTGGGATGCGTTCTGGAACGCGGCCGGGCTGGGCTCGCAGAATGATTTCATCGTCTGGCACCCCGCGACCACGGTGAAGCTTGCGCAGCTCGTCGCCAAGGAGCCGGTGGATTCGTGGAAGGACTGGCTGGCGTTTCACAGCATCAACCAGGTGACCGCGGTGCTTCCCGCCGCGTTCGATTCCGCGCGCTTCGATTTCTTCTCGAAGGAACTCAACGGCCAGAAGCAGCAGCGCCCGCGTGACAAGCGCGCGATCGCCAGCGTCAACACCTGGCTGGGCGACGCGGTCGGCCAGCTCTATGTGAAGGACTATTTCCCGGCGACGTCGAAGACCGACATCCAGAACATGGTCAGCAACATCAAGGCGGCGTTCGACAAGCGCGTCGCCGGGCTGACCTGGATGAAGGACACGACGCGGGCCGAGGCGCGCAAGAAAATCGAGACGATGCAGGTCGGCGTCGGCTATCCCGATACATGGCGCGATTATTCGTCGCTCGAGGTGAAGGCGGACGATCCTGTCGGCAATCTGCGCCGTGCCAAGCTGGCCGAAACGCGGCACCAACTCGCCAAGCTCGGCAAGGCGCCGGACAAGAAGGAATGGTGGATGACGCCGCAGACCGTGAACGCGGTCAATCTGCCGCTGCAGAACGCGCTCAACTTCCCGGCCGCGATCCTTCAGGCGCCTTACTACGATCCGACCGCGGATGCCGCGTCGAACTATGGCGGTGTCGGCGCGATCATCGGCCACGAGATCAGCCACAGCTTCGACGATCTTGGCGCGACCTTCGACAGCCAGGGGCGCCTGCGCAACTGGTGGACGCCGGAAGATCTGGCGCACTTCAAGCAGGCGGGTGCGGCGCTGGCGGCGCAGTATGACGCCTATGAAGCGCTGCCGGGCCTGCACCTGAACGGCAAGCTGGAGCTCAGCGAGAATATCGCCGACGTTGCGGGGCTCGCCGCCGCTTATGACGCCTACCGCGCGTCGCTGGGCGGCAAGGAGGCTCCTGTGATCGGCGGGCTGACCGGCGATCAGCGCTTCTTCCTCGCCTTCGCGCAGAGCTGGCGCGACAAGAGCCTGGACCAGCTGCTGCGCGCGCGCGTCGCGACCGACGGGCACGCTCCGGCGCGCTGGCGCGTGATGACGGTGCGCAACATCGATGCATGGTATCCGGCGTATAATGTCCAGCCGGGCGAGAAGCTGTATCTCGCGCCCGACAAGCGCGTGAAGATCTGGTGA
- a CDS encoding FAD/NAD(P)-binding protein: MIEHVAIIGAGFSGTLQAINLLRHDGPRATLIERAPVAGTGLAYGAAHPSHVLNVRAANMSAFPDDPSHFVRWLEARGVADAPTTFIPRVTYGEYLRELLEAALRDPSGRLTLVRGEVEDLEFANDVKVRMRGRTVEADAAVLAVGNLPPHDPPGLDPEKLSFERYKGDPWDASVPENLADTDTVLIIGTGLTMVDVVLLLDARGFKGRIVALSRRGLLPRDHAPGSAWDKIAERPATTASQLLHGVRERGESVGWRNAVDELRPFTQAMWGNATEAERGRFLRHLRPWWDVHRHRLAPEVYARLMAVIERGQLEVIAGKTLGFDEQADGIHVAFRRRGADATETLLAQRIVNCTGPLGDLARTEEPLLQKLAASGRIRPDAAHLGIDVDNQGQTIAADGSPNGNLYALGPMTRGAFWEIVAVPDIRNQTWSVARRLSNAHWVGGEGL, translated from the coding sequence GTGATCGAGCACGTCGCCATCATCGGCGCGGGCTTTTCGGGGACGCTGCAGGCGATCAACCTGCTCCGCCACGATGGCCCCCGCGCCACCCTGATCGAACGCGCCCCGGTCGCCGGCACCGGTCTCGCCTATGGCGCGGCACACCCCAGTCACGTTCTCAACGTCCGCGCCGCCAATATGAGCGCGTTTCCGGACGACCCCTCGCATTTCGTCCGCTGGCTGGAAGCGCGCGGAGTCGCCGATGCGCCCACCACCTTCATTCCCCGCGTCACTTATGGCGAATATCTGCGCGAACTTCTCGAAGCGGCGCTGCGCGATCCGAGCGGACGCCTGACGCTGGTGCGCGGCGAAGTCGAGGATCTCGAATTCGCCAATGATGTGAAGGTGCGGATGCGGGGTCGCACCGTGGAGGCCGATGCCGCCGTGCTCGCCGTCGGCAATCTGCCGCCCCACGATCCGCCCGGCCTCGATCCGGAAAAACTTTCATTCGAGCGCTACAAGGGGGATCCGTGGGACGCGAGCGTTCCCGAGAACCTTGCCGATACCGATACCGTGCTGATCATCGGCACCGGCCTGACGATGGTCGATGTCGTCCTCCTGCTCGATGCGCGCGGGTTCAAGGGCCGCATCGTCGCCCTCTCCCGCCGCGGCCTCTTGCCGCGCGACCACGCGCCCGGCAGCGCCTGGGACAAGATCGCCGAGCGCCCCGCCACCACCGCCTCGCAGCTCCTTCATGGCGTGCGCGAGCGCGGCGAGAGCGTGGGCTGGCGCAATGCGGTCGATGAGCTCCGGCCGTTCACGCAAGCGATGTGGGGCAACGCTACCGAAGCCGAGCGCGGCCGCTTCCTGCGGCATTTGCGCCCCTGGTGGGACGTGCACCGGCACCGCCTGGCGCCCGAAGTCTATGCGCGGCTGATGGCCGTGATCGAGCGCGGGCAGCTCGAGGTGATCGCGGGCAAGACCCTTGGCTTCGACGAGCAGGCAGATGGTATCCATGTCGCCTTCCGCCGCCGCGGTGCGGACGCGACCGAGACGCTCCTCGCCCAGCGCATCGTCAATTGCACCGGCCCGCTCGGCGACCTCGCACGCACCGAGGAGCCTTTGCTCCAGAAGCTCGCCGCAAGCGGACGTATCCGCCCCGACGCGGCGCATCTCGGCATCGATGTCGACAATCAGGGTCAGACCATCGCGGCGGATGGCAGCCCGAACGGCAATCTCTATGCACTCGGCCCGATGACACGCGGCGCATTCTGGGAGATCGTCGCGGTGCCCGACATCCGCAACCAGACCTGGAGTGTCGCGCGGCGTCTCTCCAATGCGCATTGGGTTGGGGGCGAAGGGCTTTAG
- a CDS encoding Rieske (2Fe-2S) protein, with protein MSLSETPAGVKLGPLELIPDGKARNFVLEMKAGRFHGFVVRKGDTVHGYLDRCAHMAIPLAQQLDQYLTPDGTLIQCSWHGALYRIEDGVCIGGPCSGARLVCWPVAVQDGVIVTA; from the coding sequence TTGAGCCTGAGCGAGACCCCGGCCGGCGTAAAGCTCGGCCCGCTCGAGCTCATCCCTGACGGCAAGGCCCGCAACTTCGTCCTGGAAATGAAGGCCGGCCGCTTCCATGGCTTCGTCGTTCGCAAAGGCGACACCGTCCATGGCTATCTCGATCGCTGCGCGCATATGGCGATCCCCCTCGCCCAGCAGCTCGACCAGTACCTCACCCCAGACGGCACTCTGATCCAGTGCAGTTGGCACGGCGCGCTGTACCGGATCGAGGACGGAGTCTGTATCGGCGGCCCGTGCAGCGGGGCGCGATTGGTTTGCTGGCCGGTTGCAGTGCAGGACGGCGTGATCGTCACCGCTTGA
- the hmgA gene encoding homogentisate 1,2-dioxygenase gives MTDYFPGFGNHVSTEAVPGALPIGRNSPQRPAFGLYAEQLSGTAFTAPRHENRRSWLYRLRPSAEHPPFVRYEDAKRFAPGTVQSPLPPNRLRWDPIAAPAPGTDLIDGMTTMLANCDPADLEGVAVHVYAANEDMKSRAFVDADGELLFIPQAGRLQLLTELGKIDIAPGQVALIPRGVKFRAIFPDGEARGYVAENHGALFRLPDLGPIGANGLANPRDFETPAAWFEDRDEPFELVQKYLGSLWTTTLDHSPLDVVAWHGNLAPWRYDLSRFNTINTVSFDHPDPSIFTVLTSPSDVPGRANADFVIFPPRWMVGEDTFRPPWFHRNVMSEAMGLITGAYDAKAEGFAPGGLSLHNLMAGHGPDVASWEGASNADLKPHKITGAMAFMVETCWPYKPTQFALETSQPDYDAAWVGFPKAKLP, from the coding sequence ATGACCGATTACTTCCCCGGCTTTGGCAATCACGTCTCCACCGAAGCCGTCCCGGGCGCCCTGCCGATCGGCCGCAACTCGCCCCAGCGCCCGGCGTTCGGCCTTTACGCCGAGCAACTCAGCGGCACCGCCTTCACCGCGCCGCGCCATGAAAACAGGCGCTCCTGGCTTTATCGGCTGCGCCCCAGCGCCGAGCATCCGCCGTTTGTTCGTTACGAAGACGCCAAGCGTTTCGCGCCCGGCACAGTGCAAAGCCCCCTGCCCCCCAATCGCCTGCGCTGGGATCCGATCGCGGCGCCCGCCCCCGGCACCGATCTGATCGACGGCATGACGACGATGCTCGCCAATTGCGATCCCGCAGATCTCGAGGGCGTCGCGGTGCATGTCTATGCTGCCAACGAAGATATGAAGTCCCGCGCCTTCGTCGATGCCGATGGCGAATTGCTGTTCATTCCTCAGGCCGGCCGCCTCCAGTTGCTTACCGAGCTCGGCAAGATCGACATCGCCCCCGGCCAGGTCGCGCTGATCCCGCGCGGCGTGAAGTTTCGTGCGATCTTCCCCGATGGCGAAGCCCGGGGTTACGTCGCCGAGAACCATGGCGCGCTGTTCCGCCTTCCCGATCTAGGTCCGATCGGCGCCAACGGCCTAGCCAATCCGCGCGATTTCGAGACCCCCGCAGCCTGGTTCGAGGATCGCGACGAGCCCTTCGAGCTGGTCCAGAAATATCTCGGCTCATTATGGACGACGACGCTCGATCACAGCCCGCTCGATGTCGTCGCCTGGCACGGCAATCTCGCGCCGTGGCGCTACGATCTGTCGCGCTTCAACACGATCAACACGGTCAGCTTCGATCATCCCGATCCGTCGATCTTCACCGTCCTGACTTCGCCCAGCGACGTTCCCGGCCGCGCCAATGCCGACTTCGTGATCTTCCCGCCGCGCTGGATGGTCGGCGAGGACACCTTCCGTCCGCCCTGGTTCCACCGCAACGTCATGTCCGAAGCGATGGGGCTGATCACCGGCGCGTACGACGCCAAGGCCGAAGGCTTCGCGCCCGGCGGGCTTTCGCTGCACAATCTGATGGCCGGCCACGGCCCTGACGTCGCCAGTTGGGAAGGCGCTTCAAACGCCGATCTCAAGCCGCACAAGATTACAGGCGCCATGGCCTTCATGGTCGAGACTTGCTGGCCCTATAAGCCCACCCAGTTCGCGCTTGAGACGTCGCAGCCCGATTACGACGCCGCCTGGGTCGGCTTCCCCAAGGCCAAGCTGCCTTGA
- the hppD gene encoding 4-hydroxyphenylpyruvate dioxygenase — protein MNDPANPLGLNGFEFVEFTSPDPQAMAAQFEQMGFVASHRHPTKNITRYKQGRINLMLNRDQGGRVAEFRAAHGPSASAMAFRVADPAKAMEWALAHGAQTTEEDDTVIQGIGGSYLYFVADDADLYADWAEIPGWQDAEAANNVGLDLLDHLTHNVRRGQMRVWSEFYKTLFGFEEQKYFDIKGQATGLFSQAMIAPDKAIRIPLNESQDDKSQIEEFIREYQGEGIQHLALTTPDIYDTVEKLRARGVKLQDTIETYYELVDKRVPGHGEDIERLRKNRILIDGNVGDEGILLQIFTENMFGPIFFEIIQRKGNEGFGNGNFQALFESIELDQIRRGVIKVDA, from the coding sequence ATGAACGACCCCGCTAACCCTCTCGGCCTCAACGGCTTCGAATTCGTCGAATTCACCTCGCCCGACCCCCAAGCGATGGCGGCCCAGTTCGAGCAGATGGGCTTCGTCGCGTCGCACCGGCACCCGACCAAGAACATCACCCGCTACAAGCAGGGCCGCATCAACCTGATGCTCAACCGCGATCAGGGCGGCCGCGTCGCCGAGTTCCGCGCCGCGCACGGTCCCTCGGCCAGCGCGATGGCCTTCCGCGTCGCCGATCCCGCCAAGGCGATGGAATGGGCGCTCGCCCATGGCGCCCAGACGACCGAGGAAGACGACACCGTCATCCAGGGCATAGGCGGTTCGTATCTCTATTTCGTCGCGGACGACGCGGATCTCTATGCCGACTGGGCCGAGATCCCGGGCTGGCAGGACGCCGAAGCCGCCAACAATGTCGGTCTCGATCTGCTCGATCACCTCACCCACAATGTACGCCGCGGCCAGATGCGGGTGTGGTCAGAATTCTACAAGACGCTCTTCGGCTTCGAGGAGCAGAAATATTTCGATATCAAGGGGCAGGCGACCGGCCTGTTCAGCCAGGCGATGATCGCCCCGGACAAGGCGATCCGCATCCCGCTCAACGAGAGCCAAGACGACAAGAGCCAGATCGAGGAGTTCATCCGCGAATATCAGGGCGAAGGCATCCAGCACCTCGCGCTGACCACGCCAGATATCTACGACACCGTCGAGAAGCTCCGCGCCCGCGGCGTCAAGCTGCAGGACACGATCGAGACCTATTACGAGCTGGTCGACAAGCGCGTGCCCGGCCATGGAGAGGACATCGAACGCCTGCGCAAGAACCGCATCCTGATCGACGGCAATGTCGGCGACGAGGGCATCCTGCTCCAGATATTCACCGAAAACATGTTCGGCCCGATCTTCTTCGAGATCATCCAGCGCAAGGGCAATGAAGGTTTTGGCAACGGCAATTTCCAGGCATTGTTCGAGAGCATCGAGCTGGACCAGATCCGTCGCGGTGTGATTAAAGTCGACGCATGA
- a CDS encoding DUF6356 family protein, which yields MIERYFLSHPRSVGETYGEHAATAARFGFKMIVGGVACVVHAIFPSLFARTASDTVKKLYGQMKARQPNFSAERPAFQQPEWQIEYEI from the coding sequence ATGATCGAACGCTATTTCCTCTCCCATCCCCGCAGCGTCGGCGAGACCTATGGCGAGCATGCCGCCACCGCCGCCCGATTCGGTTTCAAGATGATCGTGGGGGGCGTGGCCTGCGTAGTCCACGCGATTTTTCCGTCATTGTTCGCCCGCACGGCAAGCGACACGGTCAAGAAGCTGTACGGACAGATGAAGGCGCGCCAGCCGAATTTCTCCGCGGAACGCCCGGCGTTCCAACAGCCCGAGTGGCAGATCGAATACGAGATTTGA
- a CDS encoding isovaleryl-CoA dehydrogenase: MDGTLDFGIGETAEMIRDTTQRFAKEQIEPLAAKIDEEDWFPRELWPAMGELGLHGITVDEEYGGLGLGYLEHVIACEEVSRASASIGLSYGAHSNLCVNQIKRWASPEQKAKYLPRLVSGEHVGSLAMSEAGAGSDVVGMKLRAEQKGDRFILNGTKFWITNATYADTLVVYAKTGEGSRGITTFIIEKDMPGFSIGQKIDKMGMRGSPTAELVFNDCEVPEENVMGPLNGGVGVLMSGLDYERTVLAGIQLGIMQACLDVVIPYIRERKQFGKPIGTFQLMQAKVADMYVALNSARAYVYTVAKNCDAGNTTRFDAAGAILLASENAVRVSLEAIQALGGAGYTKDWPVERFARDAKLLDIGAGTNEIRRMLIGRELVGG; this comes from the coding sequence ATGGACGGCACCCTCGATTTCGGCATTGGCGAAACCGCCGAGATGATCCGCGACACCACGCAGCGCTTCGCCAAGGAGCAGATCGAGCCGCTGGCGGCGAAGATCGACGAGGAGGACTGGTTCCCGCGCGAACTATGGCCCGCAATGGGCGAGCTCGGCCTGCACGGCATCACCGTCGACGAGGAATATGGCGGGCTTGGCCTCGGCTATCTCGAGCATGTCATCGCTTGTGAGGAAGTCAGCCGCGCCTCGGCCTCGATCGGCCTGTCCTATGGCGCGCATTCGAACCTCTGCGTCAACCAGATCAAGCGCTGGGCGTCGCCGGAGCAGAAGGCCAAGTATCTCCCCAGGCTTGTCTCCGGCGAGCATGTCGGCAGCCTCGCAATGTCCGAGGCCGGCGCCGGCTCCGACGTCGTCGGCATGAAGCTGCGCGCCGAGCAGAAGGGCGATCGCTTCATCCTCAACGGCACCAAATTCTGGATCACCAACGCCACCTACGCCGATACGCTCGTCGTCTACGCCAAGACCGGCGAAGGCTCGCGCGGCATCACCACCTTCATCATCGAGAAGGACATGCCGGGTTTCTCGATCGGCCAGAAGATCGACAAGATGGGCATGCGCGGCTCGCCCACCGCCGAGCTGGTGTTCAACGACTGCGAAGTGCCCGAGGAAAACGTTATGGGCCCGCTCAACGGCGGCGTCGGCGTGCTGATGTCGGGCCTCGATTACGAGCGCACCGTCCTCGCCGGCATCCAGCTCGGTATCATGCAGGCCTGTCTCGACGTGGTCATCCCGTACATTCGCGAGCGCAAGCAGTTCGGCAAGCCGATCGGCACCTTCCAGCTGATGCAGGCCAAGGTCGCGGACATGTATGTCGCGCTCAATTCGGCACGCGCCTATGTCTACACCGTCGCCAAGAATTGCGACGCGGGCAACACCACCCGCTTCGATGCGGCCGGCGCGATCCTGCTGGCATCGGAGAATGCCGTGCGCGTGTCGCTGGAGGCGATCCAGGCGCTGGGCGGCGCCGGCTATACCAAGGACTGGCCGGTCGAGCGCTTCGCCCGCGACGCCAAGCTGCTCGATATCGGCGCGGGCACCAACGAGATCCGCCGGATGCTGATCGGACGGGAGCTGGTCGGGGGGTAG
- a CDS encoding lysophospholipid acyltransferase family protein yields the protein MADPAPTPLSRIVRRLLLWFYQTRGWKAVGMPPSDRRCVIVAAPHTSNWDFINFLGLTNALGIGAHFMGKASLFRWPMGRFMRDMGGVAIDRSKSRNYVEATIAEFARRGEFMLVIAAEGTRGAVTQWRTGFYHIAMGAGVPLVLGYVDYARKIGGLGPVFMPSGDYEADMARIVDFYSDKVARHPERTAHDLSTIIGTNRK from the coding sequence ATGGCGGATCCCGCGCCCACCCCGCTCTCGCGGATCGTTCGCCGCCTGCTGCTGTGGTTCTATCAAACGCGCGGCTGGAAGGCGGTTGGGATGCCGCCCTCCGATCGCCGCTGCGTGATCGTCGCCGCGCCGCACACCTCGAACTGGGACTTCATCAACTTTCTCGGCCTCACCAACGCGCTCGGCATCGGCGCGCATTTCATGGGCAAGGCGAGCCTGTTCCGCTGGCCGATGGGACGCTTCATGCGAGACATGGGCGGGGTCGCCATCGATCGCTCGAAATCGCGCAACTATGTCGAGGCGACCATCGCCGAATTCGCCAGACGCGGTGAATTCATGCTGGTCATCGCGGCCGAAGGCACCCGTGGCGCCGTCACCCAGTGGCGCACCGGCTTCTATCACATCGCCATGGGCGCCGGCGTGCCGCTGGTCCTCGGCTATGTCGATTATGCCAGGAAGATCGGCGGTCTCGGCCCCGTCTTCATGCCAAGCGGCGACTACGAGGCCGATATGGCCAGGATCGTCGACTTCTACAGCGACAAGGTGGCGCGCCATCCTGAGCGGACCGCGCACGACCTCTCCACCATCATCGGAACGAACCGCAAATGA
- a CDS encoding carboxyl transferase domain-containing protein — translation MSAPVLDTKVSADSEVFRANAAHNRALAERLRADVAAAALGGSEKSRERHVSRNKLLPRERVERLLDPGSPFLEIGQLAANDLYDGEVPGAGMIAGIGRVSGRTVMIVCNDATVKGGTYYPMTVKKHLRAQEIADANRLPCIYLVDSGGANLPHQAEVFPDREHFGRIFFNQANMSAKGIPQIACVMGSCTAGGAYVPAMSDESVIVRNQGTIFLAGPPLVKAATGEVISAEDLGGGDLHARKSGVVDHLAENDEHALTIVRDIVSHLPADAEATIKLLEPRPPRYDASDLYGIVPQDVRAPYDVHEIIARLVDGSEFQEFKALYGTSLVCGFAHIWGIPVGIIANNGVLFSESAVKGAHFIELCCQRRIPLLFLQNISGFMVGGKYEAEGIAKHGAKLVTAVATATVPKITVLIGGSFGAGNYGMCGRAYSPRFLFSWPNSRISVMGGEQAASVLATVHRDADKWSDEEAEAFKAPIRAAYEDEGNPWHATARLWDDGIIDPAQTRDVLGLAFAATLNAPIPERPAFGVFRM, via the coding sequence ATGAGCGCCCCGGTGCTCGACACCAAGGTCTCCGCCGATAGCGAAGTGTTCCGCGCCAATGCTGCGCACAATCGCGCTTTGGCCGAACGGCTCCGCGCCGATGTCGCCGCCGCGGCACTTGGCGGCTCCGAAAAAAGTCGCGAACGGCACGTTTCCCGCAACAAACTGCTTCCGCGCGAGCGCGTCGAGCGTTTGCTGGACCCCGGCAGCCCCTTCCTCGAAATCGGCCAGCTCGCCGCCAACGACCTCTATGACGGCGAAGTCCCCGGCGCGGGCATGATCGCCGGCATCGGCCGCGTCTCGGGCCGCACCGTGATGATCGTCTGCAACGACGCGACGGTAAAGGGTGGCACCTATTATCCGATGACGGTCAAGAAGCATCTCCGCGCCCAGGAGATCGCCGACGCCAATCGTCTGCCGTGCATCTATCTGGTCGATAGCGGCGGCGCCAATCTGCCGCATCAGGCGGAAGTCTTCCCCGACCGCGAGCATTTCGGCCGCATCTTCTTCAATCAGGCCAATATGTCGGCCAAGGGCATCCCCCAGATCGCCTGCGTGATGGGCAGTTGCACCGCCGGCGGCGCCTACGTTCCGGCGATGAGCGACGAGAGCGTCATCGTCCGCAATCAGGGCACGATCTTCCTCGCCGGCCCGCCGCTGGTGAAGGCCGCGACGGGCGAAGTGATCAGCGCCGAGGATCTGGGCGGCGGCGATCTCCATGCGCGCAAATCCGGCGTCGTCGATCACCTCGCCGAGAATGACGAGCACGCGCTGACCATCGTCCGCGACATCGTCAGCCATCTCCCCGCCGACGCCGAAGCCACGATCAAGCTGCTGGAGCCGCGCCCGCCCAGATATGACGCCAGCGATCTCTACGGCATCGTGCCCCAGGACGTTCGCGCGCCCTATGACGTGCACGAGATCATCGCCCGCCTGGTCGATGGCAGCGAGTTTCAGGAGTTCAAGGCGCTGTACGGCACCAGCCTGGTCTGTGGCTTCGCCCATATCTGGGGCATCCCCGTCGGCATCATCGCCAATAACGGGGTGCTGTTCAGCGAGAGCGCGGTGAAGGGCGCGCACTTCATCGAGCTATGCTGCCAGCGCCGCATCCCGTTGCTGTTCCTCCAGAACATCTCGGGCTTCATGGTTGGCGGCAAATATGAGGCGGAGGGCATCGCCAAGCACGGCGCCAAGCTCGTCACCGCCGTCGCCACCGCCACCGTGCCCAAGATCACCGTACTGATCGGCGGCAGCTTCGGCGCCGGTAATTACGGCATGTGCGGCCGCGCCTATTCGCCGCGCTTCCTGTTCAGCTGGCCGAACAGCCGCATTAGCGTAATGGGCGGCGAACAGGCCGCCTCGGTGCTCGCCACCGTCCACCGCGACGCCGACAAATGGAGCGACGAGGAGGCCGAAGCCTTCAAGGCTCCGATCCGCGCTGCTTACGAGGATGAAGGCAACCCTTGGCACGCCACCGCGCGGCTATGGGACGACGGCATCATCGATCCCGCCCAGACCCGCGACGTGCTCGGCCTGGCATTCGCGGCGACCCTTAACGCCCCGATCCCCGAACGCCCGGCGTTCGGCGTGTTCCGGATGTGA